The genomic window TTACATACATTTATGGTAATTACAACATGGTGTAACCCTTAATGCAGCATAATAATGGTGAAAATAGTAAACATAAGAACAGTTTGCACATATTAAAATTCCTTACAGTAATGTAACGCAAGACTATAGAATGAAATCCATGATAAAATGACCAGCTGTGTTAGCAATGTGCTGCGCTATGCGCTAAGCTGTGTGTTAATCTGCTGGAACTTCATAATCACATCTGTGCTGTTACGTTACAGACCAAATTACTGCAGAAGGCCACATCTATGCTGGCAGCTGAAAAAGAgcagaataaaagagaaagaGACGATGCTCTTACTGAGAGGGTTCCTCCTCTCAAACTATCTGGTCTGTCTGCACAGGAGCTCCAGGTATTGTCTAgactaaaaaaaatctgaactAACAATATGcaaaagtaaatatatatatatatattcttatgaatgtttttttgcaGGAACTTTGCAAAGAGCTTTCCCGCAAGATTGATGTCGTTGACGACGCCCGATATGATCTTGAAATGAAAGTggctaaaaatgaaaaagaggTAATGGTTGCGATGTTGTATCACATTaagaaagacaaacaaaagattattaatGAATATAAACGATAACAGGTGTGTCACTAACAACAGCAAGGTTATGGGTTCAATTCCCAGAGAACGTACACATGCTAAAGTATCTGCACAATGTCTCtcaaacagtgttattttaatattatctatgcaatattatattatttattttttagatttttttttatatagatttatttaggttttatttaagctgcagtccgtaacttacttttgggttaaaaatgatccaaaatcaatttttgagcaagtacataaccagccagtgttcaaaactatctcctaaccttagcccgattcacaacggtaagcttgtaataatgttttctaataagaatggtactggtaggtttccgCGGAAATTCATGCATGCCGCCGTTCGTCTTTGTGTCATTACATCActtctgtttacataaagaacaaGTCCCAACTAGTAGGCTACATCGCATGTGAGGATGCCAGTGGAGGATAATTTGCAATAACTAAACTTATCattgtccaaatgacaatcatcagtgacaagtggagattcacccatagagaaaagcaaaagacttcaaACTGCGGattggctacagaaattgaaatcaggtaacgctaatacacactaaatacacatagtcacgcaatgctgataacattaacaattttaaaacaaaataataatttgcacggtttgacgtgatccgagctaagcgatcgttagattcaATCACCATTGGTAGCGCGATTTATTTCaatactttttttcctcagttggtcagaacaaaagtggcagatatgttacttgttcagatgacattttcgggtgaaaattcttactctggtcatacttccaagactacgATCTGTGATTCTGACATCCACAGGTGAGGTGACttacagcaaacattagattcatccgcgctgaggagATGTGCCGAtacacaacccacgtaaagatgataattccacaaataactgcaattgcaggtttcaaactgagatggcgacaaagaggcaaaatatacagactgcagctttaagttttagtaattttatgttttttatttttatttcagttttaataatGTTAGTACTACAGTAGCTTTCACctactttttaaattttatttcagctttatttaaatgACTGAAAATCAGTTAGCAATAACAACACTGCTCTCAAACAAGTAAAACTAACATCAAAAAGGTTGTTTCACAAGTTACCTTCATTGTGGTCTATCTCAGATCCAGTCCCTGACCCAGAAGATTTGGGAAATGAAGGGTTCAAAGCAACGAACCAAACTGAAGAGGGTTAAGAAGTCACATGATGCCATGTTTGGTGCTCTGACTGAATCCAAAATGGCATCAAAGGCAGATTTCAAGGCCAACCTAAAGACAGtaaagaaagaagaagaaaaggtGATGCATTTTAGTCTTTTGGAAAtataaattcattcattcatcatttTAACAAACCAAAACTCATTCCAAccccattttatttatttgtaccATTTATAGAAAGAAGAGGTGACTGACTGGCGTAAGAATGTGGAAGCCATGGCTGGAATGGAGGGCAGGAAGAAGCTGTTTAATGctgcacaataataataataataaaaaaaggtacaaaGCAAATTTGTCACATTTACTTATGTTTTGAGTTGACtgaaagatgacattgttttcttatttttcagACTGATGTGTGCCAACGCAGGGAAACACACgttttgaagaaagaaaaaatcaaACCAAATACAAATTTGATTTATTATGACTAATAATGTCAATCaatcacacacagacacacacacacacacacacacacacacacacaaaactgtTTATAATGTTCATAGTTTAAGTGTTTTGTAAGTGATCTTAGCTCCTAATGTGTCTTTACCAGTCTCTGTGTTTTGCTGCAATTTGTGCACATTCTTTACAAATGTGTTTACATTCAAAACTAAATATGATATTTTGTGTATGATATGCTAAATGCATCATAAATGTAATCAGACTGGAAATTAATTGTATGTAACGTTAATTAGTGCTGTTCAAGAATAAAAGATGTCAGATATTGTAACACTTTCTACATTACTGAAAGTAAAAATTGCAATGTAATGGCATTCCGAAATTAAATGACCCCATGCAACAAAGAAACATGTTGTGTCACCTTGCAGTTCCCTTGCAAAACAAACAATGTCCTTGAAATGCCTTCCTTTTATGTGCATAACTGGTTTTAAGTTACCACATGTTGTGTGTATATTTACCCATATTCAATGCCGTTCAAATCGGACAAGTTAAACGTGTATCATTTATATGGATTTCGTACAATGCGGAAACCCTTTGGGATGTGTGTAAATCttattgtgtgtgtataaaaatgaaaagaaacaacAAATGCCCTGATTCATATCTTCATATTATCTTccaaaaatcaatcaatcaatcaattcaAATTCTTTTAGTTGCAGTCGTGGTCATACAGCTACTGGCCGACTTCAGCAAAGCCTTTTCTGCCTTGTAGGGTCAAACAATGGGGAATGAAGAGGGACTGGCAGTGGACAATGTATGCAATTGTGTTTTGATGGtgctgagtaaaatgagcctcAGGGTGTAAGGGTTCAGTCTATTTTAGTGAGCCACTCAGAGGAAGCCAAAGAGGCCATAAAATTTGTCTGGGCTTTCTTGTGCACTGACATTGTCACACTCTACTTGTTCCCTTGGAGTGGTCTTTGGAGAAACAGGTATGAACTATTGCACTATTTGGCACagctaacagtaaaaacagtgcaCTTGACTGCTCTAAATATAACAGAATTACCCAAGAGATAAAAGTGCTGGCATAAAATGAATGTGGAGCATAGCACAGATAGTTTGAAAACTTTGATGAGACATGATTGGTTACATTGTTGAGATCTCTTGTAAAGTTAAATTAAAATCAGTTTGCACCCCATTTAATCTCACTGCTGTCTAGGAGAAGCAATTAAGATTTTCATCATTTATGATATGTCTTTTCTACTTATTTTGGCTTCATCCATCAGGAATCTTTAAGTGTGTGATGTTGAGAAGTGgtgctaaaatatatatatttaatgccTTTAAAATTATGCTTATGAAGTGCATTATTATTTAGTGATAATAACTGCTACTAATAAGTAAGTGaccaatatttatatttcagatttttttatttagatttgcaCTTAGAAGGTCACAATGTCTGAGTCGTAAGTATTGTCTTTTAAGTTGTTAATATCTATATGCGTACAGTATTTGCTATCTTACTGTAAATGTACATGTTTAAAACATCCCTACTTTTATTCCTTTTCATAATTTGAAAACTGACATTTTAGACAGGTAAGTGGACTTTTTAACTTCCACTTTTTGTatgtcaattaaaaaaaacaaaaacaaaacagaatccAATAAATGCGCTTTTCTTTAACAAAATCCAATGCTTAAATTCTTTCAGCGACCCAAATCTAAGATTTCAGCTTCCAGGAGGTTGTTCTTAAAGGTATTTGGCTCTGTCTGTTTTACAGAGAAGAAATAatttctaaagatgatgcattTAGCAATGCTTTCTGATATGTTTTGCTTCAGACAAAGCTCCTGAAGAAAGCAACATCTATGCTTGTTACTGAAAAAGAAGacaagcagagagagagagagaccaccTTGAGTGAGAGAGTGCCACCTCTAAAGCTGTCCGGTCTTTCTGTTCAAGAGCTTCAGGTATATCTAATATAGCATGATAACTGTCAGTGTCCTGGTAGCATGACACTTGGTGCACTTTTTTATTGCCTTTTTCTCTATCACCTAGCAATGATCATAAATCAGgtttcatttgaaagcttaaagggatagttcaccaaaaaattaacattatgccataatttacttaccttcatgccatcttaggtgtatacgactttcttctttcagtcaaacacattcggttatatttaaaaatattctggctcttccacgCTTTATTATGGGAGTGAATATTTGAAGCCCAAAgcagcacatccatccatcataaaagtaatccatacagctccagggggttaataaaggccttctgaagtgaagtaatgcgtttttgtaagaaaaatatccatatttataactttattttaacttaAGAGTGAACTTTGACCTGACGCATGACGTAATGGCGAACTCGGAAgctcagaggatagagcaaagcaaaacaccggtcacgaattagagGTCTAAAACGAGAAGTGtcggaggagcttgagtttgttgcccagccatatttgtttgaactgcaagaggcgTCTACTTTCAcctaagcttacgctactcctacatcctacgtcatgtgtcgggtcagaggtcactcttccactGGAACTTGACTCTTCCATAAACGTGCAGACGGACATTTCCCAAAGCTGATGATTATAGTCTATGTAAAGTTATAAATGTGGATATTCTTCTAACAAAgacacatcgcttcacttcagaaggcctttattaaccccctggagccgtatggattacttttatgatggatggatgtgccttttgggcttcaaaatctcagttactattcactcccattataaagcttggaagatccagaatatttttattataactgtGATTGTGCttgactgaaagaagatagtcatatacacataggatggttttagggtgagtaaattatgggatcatttttcggtgaactaaCTATTTAAACACTCCATTTTGAAATTGGACATTGCCATGGAAACAGTACTTTAAATCCATTTTGTTGTGATCTAAAATTCAAATTTGGAATGCAGCTATTTTTAAGCAATTTTAGAGTtcaaattattttctaaaatatatttagcaTAAAATACATTTGTCTTAAACTTCTATACTGTTTTTACACTTAATTTTTTGAAGCTGCTTTCACTTCTGCAACAATCTGCTGGGTGTCTTCTTTAAAAGAGGACCAACCTTAGGTctgtattacaaaaaaattaatgaattaCAAACATTTATGTTAAGATCTATGCTTAAAAAGAGAGCTGATAGTAACAGGTtaaaattatgcttttttattttaaaaaaaatattacaaatatatatttaatttttaagatTATTATTAAAGACTTTATGCAAATCATTAACTCAGTTGGTGCAAACGatggtttattatttttttaattaatgaaaaaaattaaatttaaaggacttacatttcatttttaagaTTATTATTAAAGCAAACAATTATTGTCAAAAAATTGTTGTCATTTTGACACAATATTGTATTCTCAGGCTCTCTGCAAAGACCTCCATCAAAAGATTGATGTTGTAGATGAAGAAAGGTATGACATCGCTGCCAAGgtttccaaaaatgaaaaggagGTACTACACCATCAGTGGAATCACTTTGTATCTTATTAGATTCAACGGAAATACATTGGAATTAACTTCATGTCTGCTTTAGATTACAGATTTGAACATCAAGATTACCGAACTTAGAGGTAAAATGAAGAGACCTGCACTGAAGAGGGTGAAGATCTCTGCTGATGCCATGTTGGGAGCTCTTCTGGGCTCCAAGGTCAAAGAGTCTGTGGATTTTAAAGCCAACCTCAAGACAGTCAAGAAAGAAGAGGAGAAGGTAAGTCATGTGACTTTTTCATGAACAAAACTGAATCATTGAAATATGAATCAAATTGTTGAAATATATTCAATGAattcagtatttggtcacactttagattaaggtccaattctcactataaCTTACTATGAACTATGACGTTTGCCTCAAACTCCTAATAACTGCTTATTAATTGTTAGTAAGGTAGATGTTAAGTTTAGAAATTGGGTTGGATTAAgtgatgtagaatatggtcatacagaataaggcattaatatgtgctttataagtactaataaacagctaatatcctagtaatatgcatgctaaactagttaatagtgagaactgaACCCTAAAGTATTTTTGTGCAATTTTAACACATACCTGTTGTTACACCTGTTCCTCACATAGAAAGAAGAGGTGACTGACTGGCGTAAGAATGTGGAGGCCATGTCTGGAATGGAGGGCAGGAAGAAGCTGTTTGACGCTGGACAATAGAtggtaaatttaaaaaatgcattgtttttcaATGATCTTTATTAGGATGTcttacataaaatatttcacCTTGACTTTCAGCActgaattatattttattttttcttacagATTGCAACTACATGAGATCTGACATCAGAATTCAGGaattcaaaaacatcttaaaatgaATGTATAAATCAATGCAAGTTCATATAATgcaaattccattttaataatagCATACGTTCATGGCttcattttaagttttagttgaAAAGGAAACTGCATGTTTTAAGTCATTTAGACAAAAAACAATGTCTTGAATTTACTTGATGTGCTACTTAATGATTTTTGTGATGTTTTctgtctttaaaataaatacagatcAGAAAGGCTAAATATTTTGTCTAttactttaaaaataacttttgaacTCACCTCATAGCAGACGTTACATAACTGTTGTGTCCTGGGAATATCTTCAGCTGTTCTAACGTCAATgaataatatttgtaaattggtgcaactgaaaaaaaaaaaaaaaaaaaaaaaaaaatatatatatatatatatatatatatatatatatatatatatatatatatatatatatatatatatacccactTGAATTTTGTAGTTGTAATAAATCAATAAttcatctttttaaaatgtcatgtaaaCGCTTCAGTAGATCGACTGAAATTGTGCCAGTCCAATTTGGGCGAAGTCGGACAAACAGACCTTGTCTAAGCATGAATACATGTTAATTGACTAAAATTGGACTTTGCATTGGACGCATGCTCCAAAAACAGCAGTGACGCACGAcatcttttaaatattttgcatAGTTTGCATTGTGTCCTGTAGGCTATACTTTGACAGACAGATGATGACTGTAGCAAGACTAATCAAAAAAATTGGTATAGCTAAAAAATAACTGCACATTGTTTGTGATTCTGTGTTTACTGATCTCTTGAAGGGCCAGCTACAATTACATTTCcatccattaaaaaatataattaacgTCATAATATGATACAAAACAGAGCAAAATAGAGTAGTTGTTAGTAGATCATGCTTGCTGTTGCAGTTTTGATAAGAACACTATACAAAGCCATTTAAAGACAATAACTTGCATTTGGCATCTCATCATTTGGCCATAAGACCTAAAAATATATCCAGGACAAATGGCAGGTGGTAATTCATTACATGTCTCTTGGAGTGTCACCTCTCAGGGAGAATGAGGTGTGAGTATAGGGCAGCTCACATTACAATAAGACAGTGCCTCCACCCAGTGCTCGATTTGAGGGGGGATGAGGGGGACGGCATCacctttttgaaaaaaaaaaagcatcccCTCTGTAAAACCCCTAGTAGATTAACAATGTTGAGTAGCTATTATATAAAACTTAtgcaaatgaaatattaaaatgatctATGTATGATaattaacaaactataaataacaGCAAGTGACCAATCAGAACTGCCAATTCAAAATGGCCAAAAGCACTATTCAATGgcattctttaaaaataaaaagccatgatatttatttgatcagtgTTTAAGGACATTCAACTGATGGAACATTAGAAAGAATAACAAGTGCAATGATTCAGTAAGGGATTGTTGTGAAAGTTGCATTGAATTTTTGAAAGTGAATGCATTCATCAaggtacggaagaggattagggccaagcaataataaaaataaataaaaccatctcgagattaaagttgttaaatttcgagaaaaaactcattaaattttgagaaaaaactctaatttaatgactttattctcaacattttatctcgacttttttctcaaaatttaacgagtttttttcttgtaatttagcaagtttattctcaacattttatcttgactttttttctgaaatttaacaagttttttctcgtaatttaacaagtttattctcaacaatttatctcaacttttttcttgaaatttaacaagtttattctcaacattttatttagacttttttcttgaaatttaacgagttttttcttgtaatttaacaagtttattctcaacattttatctcgacttttttcttaaaatttaacaagttttttttcgtaatttaacgagtttattctcaacattttatttcgacttttttctctaaatttaacgagttttttctcgaaatttaacaactttaatctcgagatggttttatttttttattattgcttggccctaatcctcttcggTATCAATGTGATAATGCACACATGCATATTTTAGCTAAATGTACAtgtgtttatttatgtatttatttaaatcttaCAGAATCCATTCAAACCACAGCTAGCAAAACTGTAAAGCTAATAGCTTGACATAAGCACTCAAGTCGCCGGCCGCTGATAGCTTGAAAGCGGCACTTTTGATGGTGTTTCTGGCTGTTTCTATCcagttatttataataaaaggATGTGTGCAGTACGTGTGGCAATTTAAAGATGAAAGACGAGAGTcttctgagagagagagacagagtctGGTGCTCAGTCATATAATACTGCAGTCATATAAATTATTTCATGAATGCTACCTAGATTTTTATTCTACTCTTTAATTCtataaataaaaaggttttTGTAATCATAGTGTAAGGTTAACTACAAGAACGCACCACACCACCCCACCCCACGACCTCACCATCCCCCTTGAAATGCTTTTACAATTTGACCTCTCTTTCCACCTGCTCACTGTCCTCTAACCCAAGAAATGATTTATACCGCATTGCCTTCTGCCAGCTATCAGTTGCTTAATGTGCATGGAAATTATCACGTTCATGAGATGGATGTCATGGCATGGTATAAACTTAGATTGCAAaaactatttactattttttcCACTTCCaatcttttctctctctctctctctctctctctctctctcttctaaTATGAATACAAGTACGTTGTACCTTAATACGTCCAAATTGTGTATTGCAATTTGTCTTATTTACTCTTAAAGACCGTAATGTCCTGACGAGCATCACCTTTAGACCTTTGAACTGGTCACTCTGATGGTCAAATAGGTTTTGGCTACCAAAAAGAGGCATTCAACCTGGTCCACACTGCATAGCTGCATGTCTCTGTCCGAATGAAAGTTTTACTATGCTAGTTTACTGTGTGGCACAGGTCTATTTTAGTAAGACGTTCTCATGGGAGCTGAAACTATAAATCTAAGGATTTTCTTCTTTCCTCGGTCAGCCAGTTAACTCACACTCCTCTCTTTTCTTCTTCTAGCAGGTATGTCTTTTTCAGTGGTCATAAGAGACTAACAGCTATGTGTTGGGGGGTTATTTTGATGGCAAATCTGTCATTACTCTTAAGGGGTTATAGCTGTCATGGTATATATTAAAggatttaattattatttattcaaaacTAGCAAGAAATTGGGCAGAATTGCATTGTTAACAGTTCAGGTGTTTCTCAAATTAGCAACAATCCTGGAAGATTTTCACCTATGCTAAAACTCACAGACGCTATGCACAGTACTCTTACCGCTGTGTAGAGGACTAATAGGTCAAATGGGTGGATTAAAGGGTCTGATTACCACGGTTATTAACGGATTTGAATCAATTTATGCTTAATTCTTCAAAGATTGCATAaattatacacatttattacatatgcaaagtgaattaatcatttgtttttGGGAATCGTAACGCATTCATACAAAAGCTGCCATTTTGATTAAATGTCTTTTTGCATATTGTAGTCAAACTATCATAACTAATGCATCTGAAAAGTGATgacacccccatgtcatccaagatgtttatgtctttctttcttcagtcaaaaagaaattaaggtttttgaggaaaacattccaggatttttctccatgtaGTGAACTTACAGTTAACAACAgctgaaggtccaaattgctgTTTCA from Chanodichthys erythropterus isolate Z2021 chromosome 24, ASM2448905v1, whole genome shotgun sequence includes these protein-coding regions:
- the tnni4b.1 gene encoding troponin I, slow skeletal muscle — translated: MLAAEKEQNKRERDDALTERVPPLKLSGLSAQELQELCKELSRKIDVVDDARYDLEMKVAKNEKEIQSLTQKIWEMKGSKQRTKLKRVKKSHDAMFGALTESKMASKADFKANLKTVKKEEEKKEEVTDWRKNVEAMAGMEGRKKLFNAAQ
- the LOC137015458 gene encoding troponin I, slow skeletal muscle-like, whose translation is MLKFFQRPKSKISASRRLFLKTKLLKKATSMLVTEKEDKQRERETTLSERVPPLKLSGLSVQELQALCKDLHQKIDVVDEERYDIAAKVSKNEKEITDLNIKITELRGKMKRPALKRVKISADAMLGALLGSKVKESVDFKANLKTVKKEEEKKEEVTDWRKNVEAMSGMEGRKKLFDAGQ